The Lepidochelys kempii isolate rLepKem1 chromosome 2, rLepKem1.hap2, whole genome shotgun sequence genomic interval ATTCAGAATGTAACTGACACTATATAAGTCTGCCCCTCTACTAATCTACTTGTCTCTGACACCTtcatccccagctccctttgctctGCCAATGATGCCGCCTTTAACACATTTATCTACCTCTCCCACAACCATCTTTGCACATTCTGTCACATCTCCCTCTTGGTAAACTGAATTAAACCATAAGGCCACCACCCTCACCTCCTCCAAACCTACTCCTATCATGATGCCTTCAAAGGATTAGCCTGAAATAATAGTTAGGTTGAGGATTGGTTGGGAGTAGcagatattcttttttttttaaaggcaaatgtTGATTGCATGATTTATCCCTCATCCTTCATTGCTTGTACTCTTGTATTTTGAGTTCTTTGAGTCTGAGACTGCATCATGACTCACGTTATATGTTTGGCTAGTTCCTAGCATATTGTTAGTACTACCCTAACCATAATAAATTTaattgtgtatgtttgtgtggtGTGACTGGGTGTCTTTAGGTCACatccttccccccagcaccccagtgCAGAAGATTTGGAGCCCTGCTACTTGTGCTGAGGTCTTTGTAGTGCTACCAATATTTAGAGAAGTTTACAAGGGACAATTCTCCAAATAAATTGGGGTTCTAGGGGCTATTATAGTTCCTAGGGTCTGTAAGGTCTGCAGGTGCATTCTGGCAAAGTTTGAGACTTgcctgacatttaaaaaatgttaacaaTGTAATTTATTCTTTGTGAGGCTGGTAAacaatattatccccattttacagatgtagaaACTGAAGCCCAGGGAGGTTAAAGCCAAAAGTTTTAACcttggtgtgtgtatatatatttgctcagcacctctgaataaTGATTtaggggtgcgtgtgtgtgtgtgtatatatgacaTCACTGACATCAGAAAGAGCCACAGACTCTTAGTCCCTCTGGATTTAGTTGCCTAAATTTAGGTGCTCAAGTTTGAAAGCTTTGGCCTGCGTGACTTGAACAATGCCAAAAAGAGTCTGTGTCATAGCTAGGATTAGTCGCTTGCTAGTTGCCCTCAGTCCCTTGCTTCGGCTACTGAATCATGCGGCCTTTACTGCTGTTGAGCTGCCCCCTTCTGGCTGCCCAGCAGATGCACTGGCTCAGTTAGAGGCAACCAGCTGGTATCAAATTTGTGGTGTCTCTAGTGCTATCCATGGTAGTCTGCGCAGAAATTCTCCTTTACTTTTCTAGGTCCCCCGAATTAGGGGGCCCGCAAAAACTGGATGTGGTTAGCATGGTTTTATATCATCATCTAGAGCTATTCACAGACACAGAAATATCCCTGTCCGTGCTGGTCAGTTAAACAGCTTTCTAACAAACCTGCCAGCAACAATGTTTAAACAGGATTGTAGCTAGCAGGGTTCTGTTCCCTGTTTGGCAAAGGAGAACTCCCAAGTTTATGCTTACCTCCCTTCAGAGTTCCACAAAATGAGTAGTCATCATCAAATCCATGGCAAATAACTTCTTTCCCTTGAAATACATTTGCAGCATCATACCATAAATCCATGCTACCCTCCAAAAAGATTATATCACTCCCTataaaaaataagcaaaacaTTAACTGATTAAATCTCCACAAAACACATTCACTCCCTACATGAGGTGAGAATCATGCATACTAATGGTGACTAGAATATTAAATTTAGTACTCACATAGGCTGCAACTCAGCAAGGTGTTTAAGTATGTGGCTACTGGTTGGGAAATTAttcttcactccccacaaaaAACAAGTATTCAGATTTTTTGAAGGGTGTTGTTGAAACAccaaaaaaatggggggggaggaattTGGTTTAAAATGGCAAATTTTCAAAGTTTTTGGACAAAAAAAACATGACATGAAAATTGGAGTTTCCACTGAAAGAAAACTGTTATAActgaaaagccattttccatCCAAGAGAAATATGGAAAGTTTTCAACCATCTCCAGTGTTTAGACATATGCACCCAAGttgttccactgaagttaacaaaCTACACAGGTGATTAAAATTAGATGCATGCTTAATTatattgaaaatataaaaaactgtagcccccaattcagcaaagtgatGTATGAACATAAATTAATTGAATCCAGCAACCCCACAAGTTAAATATCATCACCCTCACCCACCTCCATTTCATATACTTGAATGAAAGGCACTGTGGAAGCAAAGAACAACTGTCTGGTGCTACTTTTTAGGTATTTATAAAGACACAAAGTGGaatagcagagccaggaaaattattaataaatatatatactgTCTCAGTCAGAGTGTAAACTAAAATTAATCAGCAATTTTACTTTGTGGGGGAATGCTTTTAATTAAGTTATAAAACTGTTCCTTCTTCTTGGGATGCCCACAATCTGGACACTGGGTTGCTTCTCCTTCTGTTTAATCAGGTAGATCAATGAATTGGTAGAAgacttcaattcctttttctcctcGGCTATAGTAGCACTCTATCTTCACACAGCAGTCTTATCTGTACTTCTGCAGGAATCAGGTGCTACATTCAGCATCTCAACTGCCTAAAGAAGGTGGCTGCTGCTATAAAGAGGAAACTCAGGAGGTGATCATTACACAGAGGAGGTATGGTACTGGTTGTAGCAGgccctgtgtctctctccctttgaAAAGATCCACCAAGATCACATACCCCCTATGAGGGGACTGCTGGGTGACACTGAATCATGCCATGAAGGGCCTTGGGTAGACGACAATGTCcgaacacatttttaaaggtgttaaaTCCTATCTACACTTGCGTTCAAAATTGTGagttaaaatgtgttagctaacacatttttaaatgcaatCTATTTTTCTAGTTTAGACAGGGTCTTGAATAGAATGAGGAAAATCTCAGACACATAGGAACAGGCACTCTCCTGGCACTTCCACTCTCCTCCTAGCACATATAGCATCTGTCAAAAGTCTCTTCTTTCCCTATAAACAGTCACTCCATCTTATTCAGTTATGAAGTGTAAGTTCTAAGGACCAAACTTTGTtgtgtatttttaatgtttttcataTTATTGAGGCACCAGTCAAGGTTCCATAATGAAGACTGATTTGAGTTTGGCATTTAATGCATGAATATACTTTGAGCCCAGTTTTCTAAATTGTATGTGAGCAATTGTGTGCCTAATTGATGCACAATAGTCATGAATGGTAAATTGAGTAACTGCATGAGCAAATGGCAATTGTTTGTCTAACTGAATTTGCACACACAACTACTTTATTAGTGTGTAAAATGATGGATGGTAATTGCATGCACAAGTGAGTCACATTTTAGTGCATACATCTTTACATAAATGTGTTAGAAAATCAGGTTCTTTGTATATCATCATGATTTATCTTTTCATGTTCAATCATGAAAAATTTCCCCTAAATATCCTTCTCATTTAGAATAGAGGTTTAGAGATAGAAGTGACCTATCCTCGTGCAAGTACAGAATTTAATCCCCCAAATTTGATGGAAATAACAAAAAGTGACTTACTTGGAATCCATAAAAGAGTAATTTTCCAACGACCTTCACTAAAGGAACAAGGGACTATACCAAGGAAGAAAACATGGTCCACAGaatctaaattaaaaaatatgtaataaagTCAGCATGAATAGCACTCTCCATCaaaaaatgtttgtaaatgaTCCTTCTAGATGCCTTCTTAGAGGCAGAAATAACATCATTCCACTTttgaaattaagttttaaaaaCCGTAGGTTAATTGGGTTGAGGATATTTGTGACAAACACACGCTGTTGTAGTTATGTATGTTTTGAAGACATGCATTTTCCACACTATCGCTGAAGGGAGGCTATTAACACGATTGTCAGACAAAAATATCCCCATCCACACTGGTCAGTGAAACTGTCTTAGAACTTGGTTGTCACTAGCATGGCTTCCAATGTAATAGAACCTTAGTAGATTATTCTGTACCATGGTTTGTTTTCTGAGTGACCACTGCTGTACTTTCTACAAGATGCAGATGTCAGTGTAAAATACAGGATATAGTACAAAATGCACTGGCTGTTCAGTGTTGGAAAGCCTATTATTTCACATTTTAGAGGGAATCCAGTTCAATACTTTTCTTTTAATGACCGAAATCATGTCAGTTTAGTTTACTTGTACTGTCTTTGCAGGACATGATGTACTATTTTATCCATGATGAAAACGTAATCTGATGGAGTATCTGAGGAATGCTGAGGATATGGAATAGGTTGGGATATAATGTACTGTGGTATTTACTGGTTGCTATGCTAACTGTTCTTACTGTACTATGCTGCTGGCTGATATTCCTAAGAAATTGTAAATTGTATTGTCAGGGAGCATAAAACTCAAGCATAGGCACTTCTTaacattttaacaaaaagaaaataaatgcaaagcaattgTAACAGCaaatattctctctctgtcttaGGTTACAGCTCATTCTTACTAATAATACAGCACGTGTGATGTGTATGGAACTGTACAAGACATGACCCCTGCCCTGTAGAATGTACAGtccaaggctctgatcctgcaccaaGCACCATGTGGGCAGACTCCTCTGCCCACACAGAgttctgttgacatcagtggggtcCCTTTTGGGTGACTCAGTGCCAGATCATGGCCTAAATTAGAGCCTATGTACCACAGCAAAGGAGTAGGGGGAAAAGAGGAGAAACAATTGAGAGCAAAGTGGaaaactgccctccctccccaattTCTTTTTCAACTTGTACTTTGTTAGCTGTTCCTATTGGCCCTGGAAACTGGTGAAACTGTGGAACTCACATGAAGTGTTCCTATTTTCCATACAGCTAAACTTCAAGTTCTATGAAAATCTATCTCACAGTAAATTTCTTGCATTTCTTGTTCAACTTGATTAATCACAGCATTGGAGAAGCACATTGAAATTTGTCTTTTAAGTTTTTCCGAAGTCACCAACACACATGCCTGTCCTGATCAGAAAAGCTAACCTCTCTCCCACCCCATACCTTCCCCAACATGGACTGTGGTAATATCTATGGATGCACAGTGTAATTACTATCATACAGAAATTGCAGAATACCAGAAAAATATATACACGCAAGCTACCGAAAAAGAGCAAAATTATTCTTAAATCTCTAGTGGATCATTTCTTTATCTTTCTGGACTCCTCAAAGAGGCAAATACAAGAGAAAGGAAGACAAGTGTTTGCTGAGAGGATATCCATTCTTGTGCAAACAccactgaaaataaaacaatCCTTTACTTACCACAAAAGGAATATGATATTTCTACATCTGAGGATCTGCAAAGCACCTTTTTT includes:
- the LY96 gene encoding lymphocyte antigen 96 isoform X2: MFQLVFFILFTSRFTESQGKKVLCRSSDVEISYSFCDSVDHVFFLGIVPCSFSEGRWKITLLWIPRSDIIFLEGSMDLWYDAANVFQGKEVICHGFDDDYSFCGTLKGETVNTTFELSGLKMQLPKVICCCMLFSLTSSFLLFLNAVLI
- the LY96 gene encoding lymphocyte antigen 96 isoform X3; amino-acid sequence: MFQLVFFILFTSRFTESQGKKVLCRSSDVEISYSFCDSVDHVFFLGIVPCSFSEGRWKITLLWIPRSDIIFLEGSMDLWYDAANVFQGKEVICHGFDDDYSFCGTLKGETVNTTFELSGLKMQLPKNKRSSIGLGEES
- the LY96 gene encoding lymphocyte antigen 96 isoform X1 → MFQLVFFILFTSRFTESQGKKVLCRSSDVEISYSFCDSVDHVFFLGIVPCSFSEGRWKITLLWIPRSDIIFLEGSMDLWYDAANVFQGKEVICHGFDDDYSFCGTLKGETVNTTFELSGLKMQLPKGIYMILLRLFSGPSEKNLFLCMNVTLLMK